In a single window of the Papaver somniferum cultivar HN1 chromosome 8, ASM357369v1, whole genome shotgun sequence genome:
- the LOC113303145 gene encoding protein OBERON 3-like isoform X2, protein MFTEKDLSSNGFIHGTESSRSKINNNHVSVKSNGNPDSKHDLSEKSTSLLRESEMSHDGFHLKPLKIGNLGSQELTLSYLCDNSKMGFHDKEIPGNSFLSSLEKIRYKGKEIALDSINAHVEEKLVERDFLQLNGISERASSKREVIDEEQIERENGEKKPKLETLNLTLSLTDQAPVIPRPSRSTHSMMPSNNNTRTGSSDDFTAASLSYSYSHQFSHNPSCSLTRNSTENYEYSGSHRRENDQIWYGGEGTNGSVHSRFKPVGDGVSLSNHGGFGYTSMQSNPNPLIIKESSNSLYRPTGSENNSFFPSELPARPKKDTQSGDSRGRPSEQKRVFEHSDGVRPRKLTSPERLLRELVSESIPVMSQIFQELPDETIKSTKEHLKSLIGMLDKREELVGLQNRLERRSDLTFEMLSKSNKAQLDILVAIKTGLASYLTGKNHLPTSELVEIFLLMRCQNVNCKSLLPVEDCECQICSSKKGFCNACMCPVCFNFDSANNTCSWVGCDACSHWCHTVCGIQRKLIKPSPRLGGPSGTTDMQYHCLGCAHASDMFGFVKDVFAQCAKDWGLENLKAELDCVKKIFRGSEDPKGKELQMKAEEVLSKLENNLISSTDACNHILQFFIYGGSSSDLSGSCVSLSKSLSASVNIGQQVDLGSSPPSNFVAPKSSAPYNNNSSTLRRDLPTHREDSCQNDLKTLMSGNAVKKVLQSSILSEDGFESLESVVRIKEAEARMFQTRADDARREAEGYRRMACSRNEKLEEEYANKLSELCLQETEEKRRKKLEELKALENSHRDYYNMKIRMQAEIASLLERMEATKQQWV, encoded by the exons ATGTTTACGGAGAAGGATCTCTCATCAAATGGTTTTATTCATGGAACTGAAAGTTCAAGAAGCAAAATTAATAATAACCATGTATCTGTGAAAAGTAACGGAAACCCAGATTCAAAACATGATTTAAGTGAAAAGAGTACTAGTTTATTGAGAGAATCAGAGATGAGTCATGATGGGTTTCACCTGAAACCCTTGAAAATCGGAAATTTAGGTTCTCAAGAACTCACTTTAAGTTATCTCTGTGATAATTCTAAAATGGGTTTCCATGATAAGGAGATACCTGGGAATAGTTTTTTGAGTTCACTCGAGAAAATTAGGTATAAGGGTAAAGAGATTGCTTTGGATTCTATAAATGCACATGTAGAAGAAAAATTGGTAGAGAGGGATTTCTTGCAATTAAATGGAATTAGTGAACGTGCTTCTTCGAAAAGAGAGGTCATTGATGaggaacaaattgaaagagagaaTGGAGAAAAGAAACCAAAACTGGAAACCCTTAATCTCACTTTATCTCTAACTGATCAGGCTCCTGTGATTCCAAGGCCTAGTAGGAGCACCCATTCTATGATGCCTTCAAACAATAATACCCGAACTGGGAGTTCTGATGATTTTACAGCAGCATCACTTTCTTATTCATATTCACACCAATTCTCGCACAACCCTAGCTGCTCTCTCACCCGAAATTCAACAGAGAACTACGAGTACTCTGGGAGCCACAGGAGAGAGAATGACCAGATTTGGTATGGTGGTGAGGGGACTAACGGGTCAGTTCATAGTCGGTTTAAACCAGTCGGAGATGGGGTTAGTTTGTCAAACCACGGTGGTTTTGGATACACCTCGATGCAGAGTAACCCTAATCCACTGATCATTAAGGAATCTTCCAACAGTCTTTACAGACCAACTGGGTCCGAGAACAATTCATTTTTTCCATCCGAATTGCCCGCTAGACCAAAGAAAGATACTCAATCAGGTGATTCAAGAGGAAGACCGTCCGAGCAAAAGAGGGTTTTTGAGCATTCAGATGGTGTGAGGCCACGCAAATTAACAAGCCCTGAGAGACTTCTACGCGAATTAGTTTCTGAGTCTATCCCTGTCATGTCACAGATATTTCAAGAGCTTCCAGATGAAACAATTAAATCTACTAAGGAGCATTTGAAGAGTCTCATTGGGATGCTTGATAAGAGAGAGGAACTAGTGGGTCTTCAGAACCGTCTAGAAAGAAGGTCTGATCTCACGTTCGAAATGCTTTCTAAATCCAACAAAGCGCAACTTGATATCTTAGTTGCCATAAAGACAGGCCTTGCAAGTTACTTAACCGGGAAGAATCATTTACCTACTTCAGAACTTGTTGAGATCTTTTTGCTCATGAGGTGTCAGAATGTGAATTGTAAATCTTTATTGCCCGTCGAGGATTGTGAGTGCCAGATATGTTCATCTAAGAAGGGGTTTTGCAATGCCTGCATGTGCCCTgtttgttttaactttgattcaGCCAATAACACTTGTAGCTGGGTTGGCTGTGATGCATGTTCACATTGGTGCCACACTGTCTGTGGCATCCAAAGGAAACTTATCAAGCCAAGTCCCCGTTTAGGAGGACCGTCAGGGACTACAGATATGCAATATCATTGCCTTGGATGTGCACATGCTTCTGATATGTTTGGATTCGTTAAGGATGTTTTCGCACAGTGTGCAAAAGATTGGGGGCTTGAGAATCTAAAAGCAGAACTTGATTGTGTCAAGAAGATCTTCAGGGGTAGTGAGGATCCGAAGGGAAAGGAACTGCAAATGAAAGCTGAGGAAGTGCTCTCTAAGCTTGAAAATAATCTCATTTCTTCAACGGATGCTTGTAATCATATCCTTCAGTTTTTCATAT ATGGTGGCAGCAGTTCAGACTTATCTGGTTCATGTGTTAGTTTATCAAAAAGCTTGTCGGCATCAGTTAACATAGGCCAACAGGTAGATTTGGGTTCTAGCCCGCCATCTAATTTTGTGGCCCCTAAATCTTCTGCACCTTACAACAATAATTCATCTACACTACGGAGGGATTTGCCAACTCATAGAGAGGATAGTTGTCAAAATGACCTTAAAACCCTCATGAGCGGCAATGCTGTTAAAAAGGTGTTGCAGTCCAGTATTTTGTCAGAGGATGGGTTTGAAAGCTTGGAAAGCGTTGTACGAATTAAGGAAGCAGAGGCAAGGATGTTCCAAACCAGAGCTGATGATGCAAGGCGGGAGGCAGAAGGGTATCGAAGAATGGCTTGTTCAAGAAATGAGAAGTTGGAAGAAGAATATGCCAACAAACTTTCCGAGTTGTGTTTGCAGGAAACAGAGGAAAAGCGAAGAAAGAAACTTGAGGAACTCAAGGCTTTGGAAAACTCGCATCGTGATTATTACAACATGAAGATCAGAATGCAAGCTGAAATCGCAAGCTTGTTGGAGAGAATGGAAGCTACAAAGCAGCAATGG GTGTAG
- the LOC113303145 gene encoding protein OBERON 3-like isoform X1, with translation MFTEKDLSSNGFIHGTESSRSKINNNHVSVKSNGNPDSKHDLSEKSTSLLRESEMSHDGFHLKPLKIGNLGSQELTLSYLCDNSKMGFHDKEIPGNSFLSSLEKIRYKGKEIALDSINAHVEEKLVERDFLQLNGISERASSKREVIDEEQIERENGEKKPKLETLNLTLSLTDQAPVIPRPSRSTHSMMPSNNNTRTGSSDDFTAASLSYSYSHQFSHNPSCSLTRNSTENYEYSGSHRRENDQIWYGGEGTNGSVHSRFKPVGDGVSLSNHGGFGYTSMQSNPNPLIIKESSNSLYRPTGSENNSFFPSELPARPKKDTQSGDSRGRPSEQKRVFEHSDGVRPRKLTSPERLLRELVSESIPVMSQIFQELPDETIKSTKEHLKSLIGMLDKREELVGLQNRLERRSDLTFEMLSKSNKAQLDILVAIKTGLASYLTGKNHLPTSELVEIFLLMRCQNVNCKSLLPVEDCECQICSSKKGFCNACMCPVCFNFDSANNTCSWVGCDACSHWCHTVCGIQRKLIKPSPRLGGPSGTTDMQYHCLGCAHASDMFGFVKDVFAQCAKDWGLENLKAELDCVKKIFRGSEDPKGKELQMKAEEVLSKLENNLISSTDACNHILQFFIYGGSSSDLSGSCVSLSKSLSASVNIGQQVDLGSSPPSNFVAPKSSAPYNNNSSTLRRDLPTHREDSCQNDLKTLMSGNAVKKVLQSSILSEDGFESLESVVRIKEAEARMFQTRADDARREAEGYRRMACSRNEKLEEEYANKLSELCLQETEEKRRKKLEELKALENSHRDYYNMKIRMQAEIASLLERMEATKQQWV, from the exons ATGTTTACGGAGAAGGATCTCTCATCAAATGGTTTTATTCATGGAACTGAAAGTTCAAGAAGCAAAATTAATAATAACCATGTATCTGTGAAAAGTAACGGAAACCCAGATTCAAAACATGATTTAAGTGAAAAGAGTACTAGTTTATTGAGAGAATCAGAGATGAGTCATGATGGGTTTCACCTGAAACCCTTGAAAATCGGAAATTTAGGTTCTCAAGAACTCACTTTAAGTTATCTCTGTGATAATTCTAAAATGGGTTTCCATGATAAGGAGATACCTGGGAATAGTTTTTTGAGTTCACTCGAGAAAATTAGGTATAAGGGTAAAGAGATTGCTTTGGATTCTATAAATGCACATGTAGAAGAAAAATTGGTAGAGAGGGATTTCTTGCAATTAAATGGAATTAGTGAACGTGCTTCTTCGAAAAGAGAGGTCATTGATGaggaacaaattgaaagagagaaTGGAGAAAAGAAACCAAAACTGGAAACCCTTAATCTCACTTTATCTCTAACTGATCAGGCTCCTGTGATTCCAAGGCCTAGTAGGAGCACCCATTCTATGATGCCTTCAAACAATAATACCCGAACTGGGAGTTCTGATGATTTTACAGCAGCATCACTTTCTTATTCATATTCACACCAATTCTCGCACAACCCTAGCTGCTCTCTCACCCGAAATTCAACAGAGAACTACGAGTACTCTGGGAGCCACAGGAGAGAGAATGACCAGATTTGGTATGGTGGTGAGGGGACTAACGGGTCAGTTCATAGTCGGTTTAAACCAGTCGGAGATGGGGTTAGTTTGTCAAACCACGGTGGTTTTGGATACACCTCGATGCAGAGTAACCCTAATCCACTGATCATTAAGGAATCTTCCAACAGTCTTTACAGACCAACTGGGTCCGAGAACAATTCATTTTTTCCATCCGAATTGCCCGCTAGACCAAAGAAAGATACTCAATCAGGTGATTCAAGAGGAAGACCGTCCGAGCAAAAGAGGGTTTTTGAGCATTCAGATGGTGTGAGGCCACGCAAATTAACAAGCCCTGAGAGACTTCTACGCGAATTAGTTTCTGAGTCTATCCCTGTCATGTCACAGATATTTCAAGAGCTTCCAGATGAAACAATTAAATCTACTAAGGAGCATTTGAAGAGTCTCATTGGGATGCTTGATAAGAGAGAGGAACTAGTGGGTCTTCAGAACCGTCTAGAAAGAAGGTCTGATCTCACGTTCGAAATGCTTTCTAAATCCAACAAAGCGCAACTTGATATCTTAGTTGCCATAAAGACAGGCCTTGCAAGTTACTTAACCGGGAAGAATCATTTACCTACTTCAGAACTTGTTGAGATCTTTTTGCTCATGAGGTGTCAGAATGTGAATTGTAAATCTTTATTGCCCGTCGAGGATTGTGAGTGCCAGATATGTTCATCTAAGAAGGGGTTTTGCAATGCCTGCATGTGCCCTgtttgttttaactttgattcaGCCAATAACACTTGTAGCTGGGTTGGCTGTGATGCATGTTCACATTGGTGCCACACTGTCTGTGGCATCCAAAGGAAACTTATCAAGCCAAGTCCCCGTTTAGGAGGACCGTCAGGGACTACAGATATGCAATATCATTGCCTTGGATGTGCACATGCTTCTGATATGTTTGGATTCGTTAAGGATGTTTTCGCACAGTGTGCAAAAGATTGGGGGCTTGAGAATCTAAAAGCAGAACTTGATTGTGTCAAGAAGATCTTCAGGGGTAGTGAGGATCCGAAGGGAAAGGAACTGCAAATGAAAGCTGAGGAAGTGCTCTCTAAGCTTGAAAATAATCTCATTTCTTCAACGGATGCTTGTAATCATATCCTTCAGTTTTTCATAT ATGGTGGCAGCAGTTCAGACTTATCTGGTTCATGTGTTAGTTTATCAAAAAGCTTGTCGGCATCAGTTAACATAGGCCAACAGGTAGATTTGGGTTCTAGCCCGCCATCTAATTTTGTGGCCCCTAAATCTTCTGCACCTTACAACAATAATTCATCTACACTACGGAGGGATTTGCCAACTCATAGAGAGGATAGTTGTCAAAATGACCTTAAAACCCTCATGAGCGGCAATGCTGTTAAAAAGGTGTTGCAGTCCAGTATTTTGTCAGAGGATGGGTTTGAAAGCTTGGAAAGCGTTGTACGAATTAAGGAAGCAGAGGCAAGGATGTTCCAAACCAGAGCTGATGATGCAAGGCGGGAGGCAGAAGGGTATCGAAGAATGGCTTGTTCAAGAAATGAGAAGTTGGAAGAAGAATATGCCAACAAACTTTCCGAGTTGTGTTTGCAGGAAACAGAGGAAAAGCGAAGAAAGAAACTTGAGGAACTCAAGGCTTTGGAAAACTCGCATCGTGATTATTACAACATGAAGATCAGAATGCAAGCTGAAATCGCAAGCTTGTTGGAGAGAATGGAAGCTACAAAGCAGCAATGGGTGTAG
- the LOC113306071 gene encoding uncharacterized protein LOC113306071, with the protein MDTNQVVVVQGDIQLQSLIGFVILMNNEDIYLNVDVIPKNTSRSNSGCSTSSGSSTANSCFEEDDYGWRIHFGPVNGDISRFVLKDSNVIHRFTLWCTLLVVGFLGGTLWCILHILACCGVGLRLKSPAVTTKLVKHLITDNIQGDPTLKPRQIMSPFKKTYGSNIKYHHARRGKEAVFEKQFGDDEKSYLNLTWYVKTIEQTNHDSLVKFEVDQETRRFQRIFIFFGACKHGYRYLRPMIYLDATFLTGRFRGTLMVATCINGNDGLYPFAFALVSAENKDNWFWFLDNLKQVVDRRPIFFLRDRHEGLSQGIPKSFPDSYHSYCFYHIKYNLPIGSGDANFKVLTLKKICGECMQLDKYLRTIPNEKWENAFFPICRYVAHSSTLSESFNNWIFEFKKLSTFALLDAIRLNVMKKNSERMVEGLENFNTRLTPVYEAILKENIDIGRTWTVVESMERLYEVKSPRSHSVDLLERTCTCHRWRVNGFPCAHACAAIQATREDIYSFVDPYFNTEWYNNTYQEIILPIPNYDKPQYYDPSDRVIVPIPVPLPGRRRAQHFKNTLGEEKEAYDVHKVLQLWSPQQSYMSHDLMLFSMFGFYFW; encoded by the exons ATGGATACTAATCAAGTAGTTGTTGTACAAGGCGATATACAACTGCAAAGTttaattggttttgttattcttaTGAACAATGAAGATATCTATTTGAATGTCGATGTGATTCCGAAGAATACTTCTCGTTCTAATTCTGGGTGTAGTACTAGTTCTGGTTCTAGTACTGCAAATTCTTGT TTCGAAGAAGATGATTAtggttggaggattcactttgggcCTGTGAATGGTGACATTTCTCGGTTTGTGCTGAAAGATTCTAATGTTATTCACAG GTTTActttgtggtgcacattacttgttGTAGGCTTTTTAGGTGGCACATTGTGGTGTATATTACATATTCTTGCTTG ttgtggtgttggtttgaggCTGAAGAGTCCTGCAGTGACAACCAAGTTAGTTAAGCATTTGATCACCGACAATATACAGGGTGATCCCACTTTAAAACCCAGACAGATCATGTCACCttttaagaagacttatgggtccaatattaagtatcaccatgcccgtaGAGGGAAAGAAGCCGTATTTGAAAAACAATTTGGTGATGACGAGAAGTCGTATCTCAATTTAACTTGGTATGTCAAAACCATTGAGCAAACTAATCATGATAGCTTGGTGAAATTTGAAGTTGACCAAGAAACCAGAAGATTTCAGCggattttcatttttttcggTGCTTGCAAGCATGGATATAGGTATCTCAggcccatgatttacttggacgctactttccttactggtagattcAGGGGTACTTTGATGGTTGCAACATGTATCAATGGAAATGATGGTCTTTACCCATTTGCCTTTGCTCTTGTGTCTGCTGAAAACAAAgataattggttttggtttctggatAATCTTAAACAAGTGGTCGATCGTCGTCCGATTTTTTTCCTTAGAGATCGTCACGAAGGACTTTCGCAGGGCATTCCAAAATCATTTCCTGATTCATATCACAGCTATTGCTTTTACCACATCAAGTACAATCTCCCTATTGGATCAGGTGATGCGAATTTCAAGGTC CTAACTTTGAAGAAGATTTGCGGGGAATGCATGCAATTAGATAAGTATCTCAGGACTATTCCAAACGAGAAATGGGAAAATGCATTTTTCCCTATATGCAGATATGTTgctcactcttcaactctttCCGAGTCATTCAATAACTGGATTTTTGAGTTCAAAAAGTTGTCTACTTTTGCTCTTCTCGATGCGATACG TTTAAATGTTATGAAGAAGAATTCTGAGAGAATGGTAGAAGGTCTTGAAAATTTCAACACTAGGCTCACTCCCGTATACGAGGCTATACTAAAGGAAAACATCGACATAGGTCGTACTTGGACTGTTGTTGAATCCATGGAAAGATTGTATGAAGTCAAGTCTCCTCGGTCTCATTCTGTAGATCTATTGGAGAGAACTTGTACGTGTCACAGGTGGCGAGTAAATGGTTTTCCTTGTGCACATGCTTGTGCTGCCATTCAAGCTACGAGGGAGGATATTTATTCATTTGTTGATCCATACTTCAACACTGAATGGTACAACAATACATACCAGGAGATCATCTTGCCAATCCCCAATTATGACAAGCCGCAGTAttatgatcctagtgatagggttATTGTTCCTATTCCTGTTCCTCTACCTGGTAGACGAAGAGCACAACATTTCAAGAATACTTTGGGAGAAGAAAAAGAGGcctatgatgtgcacaaagtgcttcaACTTTGGTCACCACAACAGAGCTACATGTCCCACGATTTGATGCTTTTTTCTATGtttggtttttacttttggtaa